A stretch of Besnoitia besnoiti strain Bb-Ger1 chromosome V, whole genome shotgun sequence DNA encodes these proteins:
- a CDS encoding hypothetical protein (encoded by transcript BESB_063500), giving the protein MKRRQELLKEKYEEVVAMLKAQNIDMNSLQPLSRGGSRAFHEKEDAIATLSRTVHGLMLKRRKMQRAHERQAAELQSHVKALTQRISALTQQQAVLKMEANQLSQQIHEQETRFPGDHKAAASPPRASYAHVLPRVYSSRSGASAKGSASSAKYRKGDAISRSKSVSENKADTTGDRTVRSGQSAARSSNEPAAGGNRRRSSAAASTKKSKTRSRRKSSRLGDSVSSSGEIISRDNDAVVVADAPDRDSETVEGLKASVASEDEGLPAGSGASAEVPLSPEQQGAKNQSFPSREDEPDETQNRGNGTPATDGIEAGTAADLQLLARQAVEQAEQSAIYKAQEVTAEELPEQLAVAGVSGAGEMGAAAPEGDFEPRGP; this is encoded by the exons ATGAAGCGCAGACAGGAACTCTTGAAGGAGAAGTATGAGGAAGTCGTGGCGATGCTGAAGGCGCAGAATATAGATATGAATAGTCTCCAACCGCTTTctcgaggaggcagcagggCCTTCcacgagaaggaagacgccaTCGCGACGCTGTCTAGAACGGTTCACGGCCTGATGCTAAAACGCCGTAAGATGCAGCGTGCGCAcgagcggcaggcggcggagctaCAGAGCCACGTGAAAGCCTTGACACAAAGAATAAGTGCTCTAACGCAACAGCAAGCCGTTCTCAAGATGGAAGCCAACCAGCTCAGCCAGCAAATACACGAGCAGGAAACCCGATTTCCAGGAGATCACAaagccgctgcctcgccgcctcgcgcctcgtaTGCTCACGTGCTGCCGCGAGTGTATTCTTCGCGGTcgggcgccagcgcgaaAGGCTCTGCATCTTCTGCCAAGTACAGAAAAGGCGATGCAATTTCGAGAAGTAAAAGCGTGTCGGAAAACAAAGCAGACACGACAGGCGACCGGACG GTGCGCTCTGGGCAAAGCGCTGCTCGGAGTTCTAACGAACCGGCCGCTGGCGGCAATCGCCGCCGGTCGAGCGCAGCGGCTTCCACGAAAAAATCCAAAACGCGTAGCAGAAGGAAGTCCTCGCGGCTAGGAGACTCTGTCTCAAGCTCTGGAGAAATCATATCTCGCGACAACGACGCGGTTGTGGTAGCGGACGCGCCCGATCGAGACTCCGAAACTGTCGAGGGGCTGAAGGCTTCAGTAG CttcagaagacgaaggactTCCAGCCGGCTCAGGGGCCTCCGCCGAAGTCCCCCTTTCACCCGAGCAGCAAGGCGCCAAAAATCAAagttttccttctcgcgaGGACGAACCCGACGAGACTCAGAACAGAGGAAACGGCACTCCCGCAACTGATGGAATCGAAGCTGGAACTGCGGCTGACCTTCAATTGCTGG CTCGGCAGGCGGTCGAGCAAGCAGAACAGTCTGCCATCTACAAGGCGCAGGAAGTCACGGCAGAGGAACTGCCTGAACAGTTGGCAGTTGCTGGCGtaagcggcgcaggcgagatgGGTGCCGCTGCCCCTGAGGGAGATTTTGAACCGCGCGGACCTTGA
- a CDS encoding hypothetical protein (encoded by transcript BESB_063510) → MELVNSFPHVPSRPPGERGSEADQEGPSAAEVDANVQRAIHLSSLARTLPSPVREGRTAQDVADENEEISKLIAQLRRAQQTTADLIARVKEHGTGRTRPVYTRNFCPSDEGLASIQKMIQANEREEAQLEKTLKQISDPRYMAQLTTQLQKLDSAITRLTRENRRKEGKNKRVGQVLEGEEKGAESFATRLHRELDHLSHEVSSKS, encoded by the coding sequence ATGGAGCTCGTAAACAGCTTTCCTCACGTGCCTAGCAGGCCGCCGGGAGAGCGTGGCTCTGAGGCTGATCAGGAAGGACCTAGTGCGGCTGAGGTGGACGCCAACGTCCAGCGGGCGATTCACTTGTCTTCGCTGGCAAGAACCCTGCCCAGTCCTGTGCGGGAGGGTCGGACTGCACAAGATGTGGCGGACGAAAACGAGGAAATTTCGAAGCTCATTGCCCAACTCAGGCGGGCTCAGCAGACGACCGCGGACCTTATCGCGCGGGTGAAGGAACATGGGACTGGGAGAACCCGTCCAGTCTATACGAGAAATTTCTGCCCGTCTGATGAAGGACTGGCCAGTATTCAGAAAATGATACAGGCAAACGAACGTGAGGAGGCGCAGTTGGAAAAAACCCTGAAGCAAATCAGCGATCCCCGCTATATGGCACAGCTGACGACGCAACTGCAGAAACTGGACAGCGCCATTACACGGCTCACTCGAGAGAACCGGCGGAAAGAGGGCAAGAACAAAAGGGTTGGGCAAGTcctggagggcgaggaaaAAGGCGCCGAATCCTTCGCTACGCGACTGCACAGAGAGCTTGACCACCTTTCTCATGAGGTATCCAGCAAAAGCTGA
- a CDS encoding hypothetical protein (encoded by transcript BESB_063520), producing the protein MLRSCARLATAAAAKPAARAAEVPDVLVTFGNQSEKITFVSHPGVMAVSKLLEMDYLTEHRAILTQENVDAMREYDEELANKAQIAVDNNIPVNFQNLDFFDRPEFVEMHKKEEALLKRAREDVLAAPRGQYEVPSYVANYSPIEIPRKWRTDLELTEEMVKVDPALRVQAELRDLITDYLVNGKKTPAALSGQSKKQIA; encoded by the exons ATGTTGCGCTcgtgcgcgcggctggcaacagcggctgccgcgaaaCCCGCGGCTCGGGCCGCTGAAGTGCCCGACGTCCTCGTTACTTTCGGCAACCAGTCCGAAAAAATCACTTTCGTCAGCCACCCAG GTGTCATGGCCGTGTCCAAGCTCCTCGAAATGGACTACCTGACTGAGCACCGGGCGATTCTCACTCAGGAGAACGTGGACGCCATGCGCGAGTATGACGAAGAGCTCGCAAAC AAGGCACAAATCGCTGTGGACAACAACATTCCGGTCAACTTCCAGAACCTGGATTTCTTCGATCGCCCGGAGTTCGTTGAGATGCACAAGAAAGAGGAGGCCCTCCTGAAGAGGGCTCGCGAAGACGTCCTCGCTGCTCCCCGCGGCCAGTACGAAGTCCCCAGCTACGTAGCCAACTACTCGCCCATTGAG ATTCCGCGCAAGTGGCGCACCGATCTCGAGCTGACAGAGGAGATGGTGAAGGTTGAcccggcgctgcgcgtccaGGCCGAGCTGCGTGACCTCATCACGGACTACCTCGTCAACGGCAAGAAGACCCCGGCAGCGCTGAGTGGTCAGAGCAAGAAGCAGATTGCTTGA
- a CDS encoding putative sperm associated antigen 6 (encoded by transcript BESB_063530) has translation MSRSIVQVFEEYQKARVQFVQTVADLSSRPQNIETLHSAGVMSLLRPLLLDNVPSIQQTAALALGRLASHSEELAEAVVTQEILPHLAHSVAHQNRFYKRSAAFVIRAVSKHSAELAQAVVDSGALEALTTCLEEFDPQVKESAAWAIGYIARHSEALAQAVVDSGAVPLLVLCFQEPELPLKRIAASALSDIAKHSPELAQAICDIGAVPLLAKEIAHTDAALKRQVCACLGKLATHSVDLAEIVVEAEIFPKILHCLKDPDEVVRKNAATCIREIVRHTQDLAKFVVNAGGVAALVDNITNAHGNNRLPGIMALGYIAAFSETLALAIIVSKGIPPLKHALVEESEDHLKAAAAWTLGQVGRHTPDHAMAVAEADVLRKLLQIHLDAKASDDLQTKTKRALKSILQKCTHLAALEPLLQEAPAPILKYVVQQFAKVLPNDAQGRRSFVQSGGLEQLLRIRSSEAGSSVADFVEEITELYPPEIVNYYSPGYSAMLLQKLDESIAAPAAVS, from the exons ATGAGTCGCAGCATCGTTCAAGTCTTTGAAGAGTATCAGAAGGCGCGCGTACAGTTCGTTCAAACTGTCGCTGATCTGTCTTCACGTCCTCAAAACATTGAGACTCTCCACAGTGCAG GGGTTATGTCGTTGCTTAGGCCCTTGCTGTTGGACAATGTGCCGAGCATCCAGCAGACGGCAGCGCTCGCTTTGGGTCGGCTTGCAAGCCATAGCGAGGAACTAGCAGAGGCAGTGGTTACTCAAGAAATACTGCCTCACCTGGCTCACTCCGTTGCCCATCAAAAC AGGTTCTATAAGCGCTCTGCAGCGTTTGTCATCCGAGCAGTGTCGAAGCACTCCGCTGAACTGGCGCAG GCTGTCGTAGACAGCGGCGCTCTGGAGGCCCTCACGACTTGCCTGGAGGAGTTTGATCCGCAAGTCAAAGAATCTGCGGCATGGGCAATCG GATACATTGCGCGGCACTCCGAGGCTCTCGCGCAAGCTGTCGTCGACTCGGGCGCAGTGCCCCTTCTCGTGCTTTGCTTCCAAGAGCCGGAGCTCCCCCTCAAGAGGATtgctgcgtctgctctcAGCGACATCGCCAAACACTCCCCTGAGCTGGCGCAA GCCATTTGCGATATCGGCGCCGTGCCCCTCCTGGCGAAGGAGATCGCGCACACAGACGCCGCCCTGAAGCGCCAG GTGTGCGCGTGTCTCGGGAAACTCGCGACGCACTCTGTGGATCTCGCGGAG ATCGTTGTCGAGGCAGAAATTTTCCCTAAGATCCTGCACTGTCTCAAAGACCCCGATGAGGTCGTCAG GAAAAACGCCGCGACCTGCATCCGAGAGATCGTCAGGCACACGCAGGATCTCGCGAAGTTCGTCGTGAACGCAG GAGGCGTTGCGGCGCTTGTTGACAATATCACGAATGCTCACGGGAACAACCG GCTGCCGGGCATCATGGCTTTGGGTTATATCGCGGCGTTCTCGGAGACGCTCGCACTCGCCATCATTGTCTCCAAGGGGATTCCGCCGCTCAAGCACGCGCTGGTGGAGGAATCGGAGGATCACCTcaaagccgcagcagcctg GACTTTGGGTCAAGTCGGGCGCCATACTCCTGACCACGCCATggccgtcgcggaggcggacgtTCTTCGCAA GCTCCTCCAGATACACTTGGACGCGAAGGCTAGTGACGACCTCcaaacgaagacgaagagagctcTCAAG AGTATTCTACAGAAGTGTACGCACCTAGCCGCCCTAGAGCCCCTCCTTCAAGAAGCCCCGGCACCTATCCTAAA ataCGTTGTGCAGCAGTTCGCGAAAGTCTTGCCTAACGACGCCCAGGGGCGGCGCTCGTTTGTCCAGTCCGGAGGCCTCGAGCAACTCCTG CGGATTCGGAGCTCTGAAGCTGGGAGCAGCGTGGCAGACTTCGTAGAAGAGATCACAGAGCTGTACCCCCCTGAGATCGTCAACTACTATTCGCCAGGCTACTCAG CAATGCTGCTCCAGAAACTGGACGAAAGTATcgcagctcctgcagccGTCTCGTAA
- a CDS encoding hypothetical protein (encoded by transcript BESB_063540): METIEGTQNEIAKGFKTLQRINTRFRRARVRLYDKEASLLLATAAAAVSDGSLEALRRKLPSSQEPEIPPFASAKGSKSRSSREAAQIPTTLSSPPGKLRDSSRAILPPATGFTEISSARRHSKSSGESDPQPPRLRDMQNPNAVSKRGDHQPFGGSSQTGASAAARTGAHAASTVLACHRPQRDIPACILDLVESHANAMTRTILLTSETEALFKPPDWILQERRRQQQKPAQHTEKRSESARSDTRRAAESSLLSASTADELSSRSQLASAGHEPVPLQSADSPDARGSRHENSACATATAEQTSKSSLAASEIATASDARLTAAKAASALRASSLRDATQRSAGDPRGRGDVGFTRAPDCLAEDGKTCGNSPSCARQRYLDDRGGRRLLCRTRCGCGSEDAHSSQATSTPLSRLEIQPGKLQKSATSPDRDCRGRAEGGATSASGFGYCADALRERRESTRVVASASGGADADTAASWSRSCVKSSPAGFRGRSEGSRSVSFSTLTSFRGCGDAQNAHAALPPRSSARLPVRQPFWRAAGKPRAAALPERSLSSEGAAATKTHSKGVCASAGAGKQRSDASWSPGGQRRGQKTGFLERFRHAQAPIDARRGHCHLQDFALYEAVLDKSFRRSAYVDL; the protein is encoded by the coding sequence ATGGAAACAATTGAGGGTACGCAGAACGAGATTGCGAAAGGCTTCAAAACTCTGCAACGTATCAACACCCGTttccgcagagcgcgcgtgcggctgtACGATAAAGAGGCGTCCCTGTTGCTCGccacggcggcagcagcggttTCTGACGGTAGTCTGGAGGCCCTGAGGAGGAAACTGCCTTCATCTCAGGAGCCTGAGATTCCGCCGTTTGCGTCTGCGAAAGGCAGCAAATCGCGAAGCTCGCGTGAGGCCGCACAGATCCCAACAACTCTCTCCAGCCCTCCTGGCAAGCTGCGAGACTCCAGCCGCGCTATCCTGCCGCCTGCCACCGGGTTCACGGAAATCTCGTCTGCCAGGCGCCACAGCAAATCTTCTGGCGAGTCAGACCCGCAGCCGCCCCGCCTGCGAGACATGCAGAATCCCAATGCCGTTTCAAAGAGGGGCGACCACCAGCCGTTCGGGGGAAGTTCACAAACAGgtgccagcgccgcggcgcgaactggcgcacacgcggcCTCCACAGTCCTCGCGTGCCATCGGCCTCAGCGTGATATCCCTGCATGCATCCTTGACCTGGTTGAATCCCACGCAAATGCCATGACGCGAACGATTCTGCTTACTAGCGAAACAGAGGCGCTCTTCAAACCCCCCGACTGGATTCTACAGGAACGACGGCGGCAACAGCAGAAGCCCGCACAACACACCGAAAAGCGCTCAGAGTCGGCGCGGTCAGacacccgccgcgcggcggagtcaAGCCTGCTGTCGGCGAGCACGGCTGACGAGCTGTCGTCTCGTTCTCaactcgcctccgcaggacACGAACCTGTCCCTTTGCAGAGCGCGGACTCGCCAGACGCCCGCGGGAGCCGCCATGAGAATTCTGCCTGTGCTACCGCGACGGCAGAGCAAACTTCAAAGAGCTCGCTAGCCGCCTCTGAAATCGCCACAGCTTCGGACGCGCGTTTGACCGCCGCGAAAGCAGCGTCTGCGTTGCGGGCGAGTTCTCTTCGCGACGCAACTCAGCGCTCTGCCGGCGaccctcgcgggcgcggcgacgtggGTTTTACCCGGGCGCCTGACTGTCTCGCGGAAGACGGGAAGACGTGTGGCAACAGCCCCTCCTGCGCCAGGCAGCGGTACTTGGACGAccgaggcgggcgcaggctGCTGTGCAGAactcgctgcggctgcggctcagAGGACGCGCACAGCTCGCAGGCGACAAGTACCCCGTTGAGCCGACTCGAAATTCAACCAGGAAAACTGCAAAAAAGCGCGACAAGCCCAGATCGGGACTGCAGAGGTcgtgcagagggcggcgcaaCATCTGCAAGCGGCTTTGGGTACTGCGCGGACGCTTTGCGTGAGCGGAGGGAAAGCACGCGGGTGGTTGCCTCtgccagcggaggcgcggatgCAGACACAGCGGCTAGCTGGAGCAGGTCGTGCGTGAAAAGCTCGCCTGCGGGCTTTCGCGGACGCTCAGAAGGATCGCGTTCTGTTTCTTTTTCTACGCTGACGAGCTTTCGCGGATGTGGGGACGCACAGAATGcacacgcggcgctgccacCACGCagctccgctcgcctcccggTGAGGCAGCCCTTTTGGCGAGCCGCAGGAAaaccgcgcgctgccgccctgccggagcgcagcctctctagcgaaggcgcagcagcaacaAAAACACATTCAAAGGGCGTTTGCGCATCTGCTGGTGCAGGGAAGCAACGGAGCGACGCCTCCTGGTCACCAGgggggcagaggcgcggccaGAAAACCGGATTCCTTGAGAGGTTTCGCCACGCGCAAGCGCCGATAGATGCGCGTCGGGGCCACTGCCATCTGCAGGACTTCGCCCTCTACGAGGCAGTTCTTGACAAATCTTTCCGGCGGTCGGCATACGTGGACCTGTGA
- a CDS encoding hypothetical protein (encoded by transcript BESB_063550): MSSFFGIPTGGSSPQPASSLFAASGEKSSAGSRGAGQTQSAPSLFPSPVCPSTASSSFLFSSSTAPSSSLFFSSTALSSSLFSSSTAPSSSLLSSPALSCGLPAGGGLSSSSSPSSAAAQPAASSAPAGKEIPRPPSPVSPSPLSSSASGASSSLSSSGTRPAATRAAASPFVASDGAAARIPWRPLATPPALSSLFSVAEDVSARVVACAGDVAAGEEEGDDAKKARGGRSQADPGAGAAPSAAFFPPSVLSEADIREKLVSCASRPSPSGANSAGASSPSVRRSRPRRLMPAVQLSCSCLRREDASAGEEEPALCTVSILRQWSASFSERGLPRSVVALRVAHVRGGDKETASRARDPPAETPAMGCTYMVIVSILGYDVEAQSPFSFVCSNSAGVVALLSESACCVCSLPPPPSRGAGDERAATPGEPRVEGEGRAAAAEKGEKPGAASSAQRRPIYRWMRDEDWEEEEDADHDTAEPVLHVRGRLLLDELRRSLEADEPEEDDAAVLRARRPPRSMVQCLLHPFSESALVLLTHELRPAPGSGGDAVAEETEYEAVGLPEASGAAPKAEETRAVLRLFDLAVSTEAPETEIVIPQPPSPAAGARALPVQFALGCASERLDLWPALAVFLLFPSAPRAAAPASSAPGVALCLCPFLPRRAPGLPAPLALALQEATTQARLLAETGAGRAGGAPEGAAEAASPSGGAKGRAAGAASTERGDSLDRHTRKWLLAREGEGKRGAAPMREAGETEKRDYAGADAEEEARASSPSEDEFAEACPGDRVLPVAQWLALADVAEGSDDGRTAKQGRSAASSESGKRGDAGALGSDAGGRSMDCVASAEDGDDLCAILLFATSPLTLLLTASERGDLRVWAAADEIRPCMRPAAQSPERELKFFLLQKAHFLDSPDSREAQPLPPSPSADGPCERETPPAGVRVGRLSLLPLPPRLTAAAVPAAFVCDAARVALLEFNFLSARAAAAALGSDASPQLSRPWLSLRPVLCAKESASARDGSLLCSISLHFSPPSWKSQEEKTSCTSLLSSLPPLSLVGSCLPAAASAASSSLSSASLLFFSLDVSALLFGDWWTPGRGGAGRGDAPVGAAASAASLSCKLGATKEAHARAEELLRSHETQLREVKQKIARAAQASRQAAESGATKDMRQATAAAAEFASSLLANLQFADECLLQVLRREESRLRVSKTASLARCACALDEDVKGLWATHRRQEALRREHERRLEELQSNMVLLEGLCSEAGKHLRQRDEVLRLRELQEAWAKLERDVAALPGALLEACPPVGAQRGRSASGRTGVAGHYGESEGDSDAGREKGVRGVGAAKCLSSGDARREYLRDALVCGDAESDADREERKAASQLLGAIEVARGQLSLLHQRQANLETLVERAASKTPLN, encoded by the exons ATGTCAAGTTTCTTCGGAATCCCAACTggcggctcgtcgccgcagcctgcctcctctcttttcGCCGCGTCGGGAGAGAAAAGTTCTGCGGGCTCTCGTGGAGCTGGGCAAACCcagtctgcgccttctctctttccGTCGCCTGTCTGTCCCTCGACTGCatcgtcttcttttctcttttcctcttccaCTGCACCTTcatcttctctcttcttctcttccacTGCattgtcttcttctctcttttcctcgTCCACTGcaccttcttcttctctcctttcttctcctgcgtTGTCTTGTGGGTTGCCTGCTGGAGGGGGgttgtcttcttcctcctcgccgtcctccgctgcggcgcaacccgcggcgagctctgcgcccgcaggcAAAGAGATTCCGCGGCCTCCATCGCCcgtgtctccctcgcctctgtcttcttctgcgtcgggtgcctcgtcttccctttcttcttccggcACTCGGCCTGCGGCtacgcgcgctgctgcgagtCCGTTTGtagcgagcgacggcgcagccgcgcgaatCCCGTGGCGGCCTCTGGCGACTCCGCCTGCgttgtcttctctcttttcggTCGCGGAGGACGTCTCTGCGAGGGTCGTGgcctgcgcaggagacgtggctgcgggagaggaggagggcgacgatgcgaagaaggcgagggggggccgcagccaggcagatcccggcgcgggcgccgcgccgtccgccgccttctttccGCCTTCCGTCCTCTCTGAGGCGGATATCCGAGAGAAGCTCGTGAGTTGTGCCTCGCGTCCGTCTCCCTCCGGTGCGAATTCGGCGGGTGCTTCTTCCCCATCTGTGCGCCGCTcccgtccgcggcgtctgatGCCGGCGGTGCAGCTCAGCTGCTCATgtctgcggcgagaggacgcttctgcgggagaggaggagcccGCGTTGTGCACTGTCTCGATTCTGCGGCAGTGGAGTGCGTCGTTTTCCGAGCGAGGCCTGCCGCGCAGCGTCGTGGCGCTTCGCGTGGCTCAcgtgcgaggaggcgacaaggaaactgcgtcgcgcgcccgaGATCCGCCTGCGGAGACCCCCGCGAtggggtgtacgtacatGGTGATTGTGAGCATTCTGGGCTACGACGTCGAGGCGCAGAGTCCGTTTTCCTTCGTGTGCTCCAActccgcgggcgtcgtcgccctcctctcggagtctgcctgctgcgtctgctcgctgcctccgcctccgtctcgtggcgcgggcgacgagcgcgcggcgacgccgggcgAGCCGAGGGTCGAgggagaaggccgcgccgcagcagctgagaaGGGGGAGAAGCctggcgcggcctcgagcgcgcagcggcgcccgatCTATCGGTGGATGCGCGATGAAGActgggaagaagaagaggatgcCGACCACGACACCGCGGAGCCCGTCCTCCacgtccgcgggcgcctgctgctcgacgagctgcgccgcagcctcgaggccGACGAgccggaggaagacgacgctgccgtgctccgcgctcgccgtccgccgagGTCCATGGTCCAGTGTCTCCTCCACCCCTTCTCGGAGTCCGCGCTCGTCCTGCTCACCCACgagctgcggccggcgccgggctccggcggagacgcggtcgcTGAGGAGACAGAGTACGAGGCGGTGGGGCTCCCcgaggcgtctggcgcggcgccgaaggcggaAGAAACGCGGGCCGTTCTGCGGCTCTTCGACCTCGCTGTGAGCAccgaggcgccggagacagAAATCGTCAtcccgcagccgccgtcgccggccgctggcgcgcgcgcgcttcctgTGCAGTTCGCGCTGGGATGCGCTTCCGAGCGCCTCGACTTGTGGCCTGCGCTCGCAGTCTTCCTCCTGTTCCCCTCCgctccgcgagctgcggcgcctgcgtcgtccgcgcccggcgtcgccctctgtctctgtccttttctgccgcggcgggcgccaggcCTCCCGGCTCCGCTCGCcctggcgctgcaggaggcgacgacgcaggcgcggctgctcgcggagacaggcgcgggcagggcgggcggcgcgccagaaggcgccgcggaggccgcgagcccCTCGGGAGGAGCCAAGggacgcgccgctggagccgcgAGCACggagcgcggagactcgcTCGACCGCCACACGAGAAAGTggctgctggcgcgcgagggagaggggaagcgaggcgccgcgccaaTGCGGGAGgctggagagacagagaagcgcgACTATGCTggagccgacgcggaggaagaagcgcgagcgtcgtcgccgagtGAAGACGAGTTTGCAGAGGCGTGCCCCGGAGACCGAGTCCTCCCTGTGGCGCAGTGGCTCGCCTTGGCGGACGTGGCAGAGGGGAGCGACGACGGGCGCACCGCGAAGCAGGGTCggtctgctgcgtcgtcggAATCAGGAAAgcggggcgacgccggggCGCTCGGCTCAGACGCAGGAGGACGCTCCATGGActgcgtcgcttccgcggaggacggagacgacTTGTGCGCGATTCTGCTCTTCGCCACAAGCCCGCTGACGCTGCTTCTCACCGCCTCGGAGCGCGGCGACCTTCGCgtctgggcggcggcggacgaaaTTCGGCCTTGCatgcggccggcggcgcagtctcCAGAGAGGGAGCTGAAATTTTTCCTTCTGCAAAAGGCGCACTTCCTCGACTCACCCGACTCGCGtgaggcgcagccgctgcctccctcgccgagcgcagacggcccctgcgagagagagacgccccccgcgggcgtccgcgtcgggcgtctctctcttctgccgcttccgccgcgcttgaccgcagcggctgtgccggcggccttcgtctgcgacgccgcgcgcgtcgcgctgctcgagTTTAACTTCCTGTCCGCAagggccgcggcagccgcgctcggctctgacgcctcgccgcagcttAGCAGGCCctggctgtctctgcggcctgtCCTCTGCGCAAAGGAAAGCGCGAGTGCGCGCGACGGGTCTCTGCTTTGCTCGATTAGTCTTCACttttcgccgccgtcgtggaAATCCCAAGAGGAGAAGACTTCTTGCACTTCGctgctctcttctctcccgcctctctcgctcgtgGGGTCGTGCttgcctgccgccgcgtctgcggcgtcttcttctctttcttccgcttcgctgcttttcttctcgctcgacgTGAGCGCGCTTCTCTTTGGGGACTGGTGGACGcctgggcgaggaggcgcgggccgcGGCGATGCTCCtgtgggcgcggcggcgtctgcggcgtcgctcagCTGCAAACTCGGGGCAACCaaggaggcgcatgcgcgcgcagaggagctcCTCAGAAGCCacgagacgcagctgcgcgaggtgAAGCAGAAAatcgcgcgcgctgcccagGCTTCCCGAcaagccgcagagagcggagcGACCAAAGACATGCGACAGGccacggcggccgctgcagag TTCGCGAGCTCGCTCCTGGCGAACCTCCAGTTCGCCGACGAGTGCTTGCTTCaggtgctgcggcgcgaggagtcgcgcctgcgcgtttcGAAGACGGCGAGTCTCGCGCGGTGTGCGTGCGCGCTGGACGAGGACGTGAAGGGCCTCTGGGCGACGCATCGGCGCCAGGAGGCGCTCCGCAGGGAGCACGAGAGGCGGCTCGAGGAGCTGCAAAGCAACATG GTTCTCCTCGAGGGTCTTTGCTCAGAAGCTGGGAAGCACctgcgacagagagacgaagTCCTTCGTTTGCGCGAGCTCCAGGAAGCTTGGGCTAAGCTCGAGCGggacgtcgccgcgctccctGGCGCCCTCCTGGAGGCCTGTCCGCCGGTTGGAGCCCAACGCGGTCGCAGCGCTTCCGGGCGCACGGGGGTCGCGGGGCACTACGGGGAGTCGGAAGGGGACAGCGACGCCGGACGCGAGAAGGGTGTCCGCGGAGTCGGGGCTGCCAAATGTCTCTCTTCAGGCGACGCAAGGAGAGAATACTTGCGCGATGCCTTGGTGTGCGGGGATGCAGAAAGCGATGCAGACCGGGAGGAACGAAAAG CGGCGTCTCAGCTTCTCGGTGCGATCGAGGTGGCTCGGGGTCAGttgtcgctgctgcaccAGCGCCAGGCGAACCTGGAGACGCTCGTggagagggcggcgtcgAAGACGCCGCTGAACTGA